A window of Cloacibacillus sp. An23 contains these coding sequences:
- the citD gene encoding citrate lyase acyl carrier protein, with translation MKTSQAGTLESMDCLVTLEEAPSGAGVSIEITGASAARFKSAMEKKITETLAALEAKDLKVTVQDNGALDIVLGARVEAAYKRLKGAK, from the coding sequence ATGAAGACATCGCAGGCGGGGACGCTTGAATCGATGGACTGCCTCGTGACGCTCGAAGAAGCGCCGTCCGGCGCGGGCGTCTCGATAGAGATAACGGGCGCGAGCGCCGCGCGCTTCAAAAGCGCGATGGAAAAGAAGATAACGGAGACCCTCGCCGCGCTCGAGGCGAAGGATCTGAAGGTGACCGTACAGGACAACGGCGCGCTCGACATAGTGCTCGGAGCGCGCGTCGAGGCCGCCTACAAGAGACTGAAGGGGGCGAAGTAA
- a CDS encoding tripartite tricarboxylate transporter permease produces the protein MDFTPFIEGFAIVLVPKYIAYMFFGVFFGLVLGTLPGLTGTLGIALMLPFTYTMDPLTALVFLLSIYSGGLFGGAITAIMINTPGSPANIATILDGYPMMKKGLASEALGLALASSVVGGLIGCVSLLLITEPLANLSLKFGPAEMFMVAVFGLSVVGSLGSEPLKGVFSGLFGILLGTIGMNANGIERGTFGILYLLDGIPLIPCLIGFLSLPEILSLISQQYVVHGEISTPSFVKILSAWKEIAKRPVQVIATSILGVIVGIMPAAGATVASLLSYNQCKQFCKRRKLFGTGIPEGIIASETANNASEGGAMSTMLVLGIPGSASTAMLLGALMLQGWVPGPNLFIDHRDIIYASISSLFVQQFVMYIVGMVLCLCAAYVLKVPVRYLIPCVLLFMVLGAFANRNAFFDSVLMLVFGVMGYIMKQYDFPVMPTVLGIILGPIADRELLRTVQMYSDNYWAVFQKPIVVVLLLISVASILLPVILQHRDKKHERAAS, from the coding sequence ATGGACTTCACCCCTTTCATCGAAGGTTTTGCCATCGTTTTAGTTCCTAAATATATTGCATATATGTTTTTCGGCGTATTCTTTGGACTGGTGCTGGGCACTTTGCCCGGACTTACTGGAACGTTGGGAATAGCTTTGATGCTGCCGTTCACATATACGATGGATCCGCTGACGGCTCTTGTTTTTTTATTGTCCATATATTCCGGTGGATTGTTTGGCGGGGCTATTACAGCTATTATGATCAATACTCCGGGGTCGCCAGCCAATATAGCGACGATATTGGACGGCTATCCGATGATGAAAAAAGGGCTGGCGAGCGAGGCGCTTGGATTGGCTCTGGCAAGCTCTGTTGTCGGAGGACTGATAGGATGCGTATCTCTTTTGCTGATCACAGAGCCGCTTGCAAACCTGTCTTTAAAGTTCGGGCCTGCGGAGATGTTTATGGTAGCAGTCTTTGGATTGTCTGTCGTAGGCAGTTTGGGCAGCGAGCCGCTTAAAGGGGTTTTCAGCGGACTTTTTGGCATATTGTTGGGTACTATAGGTATGAATGCTAACGGTATTGAGCGCGGAACATTCGGTATCTTATACCTGTTGGATGGCATACCGCTGATACCATGCTTAATCGGCTTTTTATCTTTGCCAGAGATCCTGTCTCTCATAAGCCAGCAATACGTCGTCCACGGCGAGATTTCAACGCCGAGTTTCGTTAAGATCCTTTCTGCTTGGAAAGAGATAGCAAAGAGGCCTGTTCAGGTGATAGCGACTTCAATTCTCGGCGTTATCGTCGGCATTATGCCTGCCGCCGGCGCGACTGTGGCCAGTCTGCTTTCTTATAATCAATGCAAACAATTTTGTAAGCGGAGAAAATTATTCGGTACAGGCATACCTGAAGGTATTATCGCAAGCGAAACCGCCAATAACGCTTCAGAAGGCGGAGCTATGTCTACTATGCTGGTGCTGGGGATTCCGGGAAGCGCGTCGACTGCCATGCTGCTGGGGGCTCTTATGTTGCAAGGGTGGGTTCCGGGGCCCAATCTTTTCATAGACCATAGGGATATTATTTATGCCTCTATATCGTCGTTGTTTGTGCAGCAGTTCGTCATGTATATAGTCGGCATGGTACTTTGTCTATGCGCCGCGTATGTTCTGAAGGTTCCTGTTCGGTATCTGATACCATGCGTGCTGCTGTTTATGGTATTGGGGGCTTTCGCCAACAGAAATGCGTTTTTTGATTCGGTGCTTATGCTTGTATTCGGCGTGATGGGTTACATTATGAAACAATATGATTTTCCTGTGATGCCTACTGTTTTGGGTATAATATTAGGCCCCATTGCCGACCGGGAGCTGCTGCGTACCGTACAGATGTATTCGGATAATTACTGGGCAGTTTTTCAAAAACCAATTGTCGTAGTTTTATTGTTAATAAGTGTTGCAAGCATCCTCTTACCGGTGATCTTGCAGCATCGTGACAAGAAGCATGAAAGGGCGGCGTCGTAA
- a CDS encoding tripartite tricarboxylate transporter TctB family protein, which yields MRRVLASLFVPSLVLILSIAYYIESLKADNIDKLLIRPICILIVIFYIYFIAVEYMRWRKRTNYAEKASDVKKNLPYKELILLAFTALYILVIPHIGFVLTSILFMASTLYFLNVRSKEVILCFSIISSALIYAAFKVVLMVPLPSGPFGF from the coding sequence ATGCGTAGGGTATTAGCGTCTCTTTTTGTACCAAGCCTGGTTCTGATCCTGTCTATCGCTTATTATATAGAAAGTCTAAAAGCAGACAATATAGATAAATTGCTTATCAGGCCTATATGCATACTCATTGTAATTTTTTATATATATTTTATAGCGGTCGAGTATATGCGCTGGCGAAAAAGAACTAATTATGCGGAGAAGGCTTCCGATGTAAAGAAGAATTTGCCTTATAAAGAACTTATTCTTCTTGCATTTACCGCCTTATATATATTAGTAATTCCGCATATAGGTTTTGTACTTACAAGCATATTGTTTATGGCAAGCACACTGTATTTTTTAAACGTACGCAGCAAAGAGGTGATATTATGTTTTTCTATTATCAGTTCAGCACTAATATATGCGGCGTTTAAGGTGGTATTGATGGTTCCGCTGCCAAGCGGCCCTTTCGGCTTTTGA
- a CDS encoding tripartite tricarboxylate transporter substrate binding protein — protein MKKIIILCVVTMILSFTAMSNRNLYAAEWPSDKITMLIPYKAGGSSDAMGRGLAKYWEKYLGVPIVIDNRDGASSQVGTTIYSRLPADGNTIYLGCQVYFSANIITHNAKYKFDQFDVLNIQQEDAVEIVVLNTSKYDTAEALAAAVKERPGELTCGYIAGGPQNIAASVLRKEYGWNFKSVTYDNGNALRTALLGDHLDFMIGNSSGDISITGKAKILVVLGTKRSGLFPDVPTFGEIFQGNEFPNLSMSTFIAVHSELKEKYPERYEKLLSTYQQALNDPEYQKFLSDSMQAPINQYIGPEESRRVNQSIHKLVEKYKDELTVRY, from the coding sequence ATGAAGAAAATAATCATTTTGTGTGTTGTTACAATGATACTATCATTTACCGCTATGTCTAACCGCAATCTATATGCCGCTGAATGGCCGTCAGATAAAATCACCATGCTGATTCCATATAAGGCCGGAGGATCATCCGATGCTATGGGAAGAGGGCTGGCTAAATATTGGGAAAAATATCTCGGCGTTCCGATTGTTATAGACAATCGTGACGGAGCTTCTAGCCAAGTGGGGACTACGATATATTCCAGACTTCCGGCTGATGGAAACACGATATATTTGGGATGCCAAGTATATTTCAGCGCCAATATTATTACGCACAATGCCAAATACAAGTTTGATCAATTTGACGTGTTAAATATTCAACAGGAAGACGCCGTTGAAATCGTCGTATTAAATACTTCAAAGTACGATACTGCGGAAGCGCTTGCTGCGGCTGTGAAAGAACGCCCGGGAGAACTTACTTGTGGTTATATCGCCGGAGGCCCTCAAAATATTGCCGCGTCGGTTTTGAGAAAAGAATACGGATGGAATTTTAAATCTGTAACGTATGACAACGGCAACGCATTACGCACGGCGCTGTTGGGCGATCATCTGGATTTTATGATTGGCAATTCGAGCGGCGATATTTCTATCACCGGAAAAGCAAAAATACTTGTTGTGTTAGGTACGAAAAGAAGCGGGCTTTTCCCGGACGTGCCTACTTTTGGAGAGATCTTCCAGGGCAATGAGTTCCCCAATCTTTCAATGAGCACGTTTATAGCCGTTCATTCTGAGTTGAAAGAAAAATACCCTGAAAGGTATGAAAAATTATTAAGCACATACCAGCAGGCATTAAACGACCCGGAATATCAAAAATTTTTATCTGATTCGATGCAGGCTCCGATCAACCAGTATATCGGTCCGGAAGAAAGCAGACGCGTCAATCAGTCCATACACAAACTGGTAGAAAAATACAAAGACGAACTAACTGTCAGATACTGA
- the yqeB gene encoding selenium-dependent molybdenum cofactor biosynthesis protein YqeB, translating into MLRKTTIIVRGGGDLATGTIYRLWKVGYPVIVLETQYPLVVRRSVSVASAIFNGSIQVEDMTAVHVTDPVNFNMSETGIVPVAVDPNGEAIARLHPDVVIDAIMAKKNLGTTKSMAPLVIAIGPGFSAPDDVHAVIETKRGHTLGRAITNGSALPNTGVPGLMKGFGVERLLRAPCDGYLMPVHKIGDSVKKDEVVGYVNGAEVRSQLDGILRGLIHPTVRVSKGLKIGDVDPRGDPAHCWSITDKALAIAGGVLEVLMRWNFTD; encoded by the coding sequence ATGTTGAGAAAAACGACGATTATTGTTCGTGGCGGCGGAGATCTGGCTACGGGCACAATATACAGGTTGTGGAAAGTGGGATATCCAGTGATAGTGCTGGAGACGCAGTATCCATTGGTTGTTCGTCGAAGCGTTTCCGTCGCATCTGCGATATTTAACGGTTCGATACAGGTAGAAGACATGACGGCTGTACATGTAACCGATCCTGTAAATTTCAATATGTCTGAAACAGGCATCGTACCAGTCGCCGTCGACCCAAATGGAGAAGCTATAGCCCGTCTGCATCCTGATGTCGTAATCGACGCTATTATGGCAAAGAAAAACCTCGGTACTACTAAGAGTATGGCGCCGCTCGTGATTGCTATCGGTCCAGGGTTTTCCGCGCCGGACGACGTGCACGCCGTGATAGAAACTAAGCGAGGCCACACATTGGGGCGCGCCATTACTAACGGCAGCGCCCTACCTAACACCGGAGTCCCTGGATTGATGAAAGGGTTTGGCGTCGAGCGGCTGCTTCGCGCACCATGCGACGGTTATCTCATGCCTGTGCATAAAATCGGTGACAGCGTCAAAAAGGATGAGGTCGTCGGATATGTAAACGGTGCAGAAGTGCGTTCTCAACTTGATGGAATACTGCGCGGCCTTATTCATCCGACGGTGCGCGTATCAAAAGGTTTGAAGATCGGAGACGTCGACCCGCGCGGAGACCCTGCTCATTGCTGGAGCATCACAGATAAGGCTTTGGCGATAGCCGGCGGAGTTTTAGAAGTGTTGATGAGGTGGAATTTTACTGATTGA
- a CDS encoding FAD-dependent oxidoreductase has translation MGRKNVVERVGLFTPIKINTLELKNRVIMSPMFTNSAGPGGVVTKNTIKHYVDRARSGVGLIMTEHTSVSSYYIHAGLRLQISRDEHIDGFKRLVEAVHNEDCKIGLQIAHSIYGVGKKPHELTNEECYGIIGDFVAGAKRAYAAGFDAIELHYAHTYTMADFISRRTNLRTDEFGGDIYGRMFIHLEILKKVREFVGPDYPIFARISAEEFVLGGNTIVQSRIFAQELVKHGVDCMDVSAGVRFDDAPVKGYSDQRGKPTIEYPDGPNVYLAEEIKKCVNVPVITVGKLGNPEFADSVIAEGRADMVALARPLIADPMWVRKVKDHRFDRITECLYCTECLYERHDPSAYVHCMRYTCQNACPANVEVPLYLDFARRGMYREAYKVIQNENPLVLTCGRVCNHLCESMCNRVKIDEPIAIRGIKRFITDWLLEHDGKFPMPEMEKNNGKRVAVVGSGPSGLSCAFYLRKKGYDVTVFEQLNVIGGMLVVGLPEYRLPRDKFKKELELFKEMGIEFVTGKKIGKDISIKDLRHDGYMAVYLAVGDHNDRKLGVEGEDAEGVVSGVSFLRSVNTGCGVDLSGKEVIVVGGGNVSMDCARTAIRLGASKVSLFCLEKEKEMPAHPDEVREGKEEGLYVFNGWGPKVIEKNDGRVGSVTFKKCVSVFDKDGRFSPEYDDNALMKVHADYVICAIGQALSREVADLDKELVEVRGNVLKASYCGTTDTPWIFAGGDCTTGPDSVINSVNRGKEAASSIDRYLGGDGQVISLKYLPREMTKPIDETPTPREKMPVLKPEERKGCFCEVECGFAEEQIAREAGRCLRCDVLKIKKL, from the coding sequence GTGGGGAGGAAAAATGTAGTGGAACGAGTCGGGCTCTTTACTCCAATAAAAATCAATACGTTGGAACTTAAAAATCGCGTCATTATGTCTCCTATGTTTACAAACTCGGCCGGCCCGGGCGGCGTCGTTACCAAGAATACGATAAAGCATTATGTGGACAGGGCGAGGTCCGGCGTCGGCCTCATTATGACAGAGCATACAAGCGTAAGCTCATATTACATACACGCAGGGCTGCGCCTCCAGATAAGCAGAGACGAGCACATTGACGGCTTTAAGAGATTGGTTGAAGCGGTTCATAATGAAGATTGCAAGATAGGGCTTCAGATAGCCCATTCAATATACGGCGTCGGCAAAAAACCGCACGAGCTTACTAACGAAGAATGCTACGGCATCATCGGCGATTTCGTAGCGGGAGCGAAACGCGCATACGCTGCTGGTTTTGATGCGATTGAGCTGCACTACGCCCACACATACACGATGGCAGACTTTATCTCCCGCAGGACCAACCTTCGTACCGATGAGTTCGGCGGCGATATATACGGGCGTATGTTTATCCATCTGGAAATACTAAAGAAAGTAAGAGAATTCGTCGGGCCTGACTATCCGATTTTTGCCCGAATCAGTGCGGAAGAGTTCGTGCTCGGCGGCAATACGATCGTCCAGAGCCGTATATTCGCACAGGAACTTGTGAAACACGGCGTGGACTGCATGGACGTCTCCGCCGGAGTCCGTTTTGACGACGCGCCGGTAAAGGGATATTCTGACCAGAGGGGCAAGCCTACAATAGAATACCCGGACGGCCCGAACGTATATCTTGCCGAAGAAATCAAAAAGTGCGTAAACGTCCCCGTGATTACAGTCGGTAAGCTGGGAAATCCGGAGTTTGCCGACAGCGTGATCGCCGAAGGCCGCGCCGATATGGTTGCGCTGGCGCGTCCGCTCATCGCAGACCCCATGTGGGTTCGTAAAGTAAAGGACCACAGATTCGACAGAATCACAGAATGCCTTTACTGCACGGAATGCCTCTATGAGCGGCATGACCCGTCAGCGTATGTCCATTGCATGCGCTACACATGCCAGAACGCCTGCCCGGCAAACGTGGAAGTCCCGCTTTATCTCGATTTTGCCCGCCGCGGGATGTACAGGGAAGCGTACAAAGTGATCCAGAACGAAAACCCGCTCGTTCTTACTTGCGGAAGAGTATGCAATCACCTATGCGAAAGCATGTGCAACCGCGTAAAAATAGACGAGCCTATAGCGATTCGCGGTATCAAGCGTTTCATCACAGACTGGCTGCTTGAACACGACGGAAAGTTTCCGATGCCGGAGATGGAGAAAAACAACGGCAAGCGAGTCGCGGTCGTCGGTTCCGGGCCGTCCGGCCTTTCCTGCGCTTTCTATCTGCGGAAAAAAGGATATGACGTAACCGTATTTGAGCAGTTGAACGTAATAGGCGGCATGCTCGTCGTCGGCCTTCCAGAATATCGCCTGCCCAGAGACAAATTTAAAAAAGAGCTTGAACTCTTCAAGGAAATGGGCATTGAATTTGTGACGGGCAAAAAAATAGGAAAAGATATCAGCATAAAAGATCTTCGCCACGACGGATATATGGCAGTATATCTTGCCGTAGGCGACCATAATGACAGAAAACTCGGAGTGGAGGGCGAAGATGCGGAAGGCGTAGTTTCCGGCGTTTCTTTCCTGCGTTCCGTAAACACCGGCTGCGGCGTCGATTTGAGTGGCAAAGAAGTCATCGTAGTCGGAGGCGGCAACGTCTCTATGGACTGCGCGCGCACCGCCATCCGTCTTGGAGCTTCGAAAGTGTCACTTTTCTGCCTTGAAAAGGAAAAAGAGATGCCGGCGCATCCTGACGAGGTCAGAGAAGGCAAAGAAGAAGGGCTTTATGTCTTTAACGGATGGGGGCCGAAGGTTATAGAGAAGAACGACGGACGTGTCGGTTCTGTAACATTCAAGAAATGCGTGTCCGTATTTGATAAAGACGGTCGTTTCTCTCCTGAGTACGATGACAACGCGTTGATGAAAGTCCATGCGGATTATGTCATCTGCGCGATCGGCCAGGCTCTGAGCCGGGAAGTCGCCGACCTCGACAAAGAACTTGTGGAAGTGCGCGGCAACGTGCTGAAAGCCTCATATTGCGGCACGACGGACACTCCCTGGATATTTGCGGGAGGCGATTGCACTACGGGGCCTGATTCCGTTATAAACAGCGTAAATAGAGGAAAAGAAGCGGCGTCTTCTATAGATCGTTATCTTGGTGGAGACGGCCAGGTGATTTCGCTGAAATATCTTCCCAGAGAAATGACGAAGCCCATAGACGAAACTCCTACCCCGCGCGAAAAGATGCCGGTGCTTAAGCCGGAAGAGCGCAAGGGCTGCTTCTGCGAAGTCGAATGCGGGTTTGCCGAAGAGCAAATCGCAAGAGAGGCTGGCCGGTGCTTGCGCTGCGATGTGTTGAAGATAAAGAAATTATAA
- a CDS encoding (2Fe-2S)-binding protein produces the protein MQELKCTVNGKEIAIEVDPSHSLADVLRYDLGLTGTKKGCEEGECGACTVLVNGLPVDSCIVPVMKVQGKNVLTIEGLEQNGELDPIQEAFVEAGAIQCGFCTPGVVLSAKALLMREENPTQEDIRDELSGHFCRCTGYLQFYDAVRIAAEKIKAKKNK, from the coding sequence ATGCAGGAACTGAAATGCACGGTAAACGGTAAAGAAATAGCTATTGAAGTCGACCCCAGCCATTCCCTGGCGGACGTTTTAAGATACGACCTCGGCCTTACTGGTACTAAAAAAGGATGCGAAGAAGGGGAGTGCGGGGCTTGCACCGTGCTTGTGAACGGGCTCCCGGTCGACTCTTGCATCGTGCCCGTCATGAAAGTACAGGGGAAAAACGTACTGACCATAGAAGGGCTCGAGCAGAACGGAGAACTTGATCCTATTCAGGAGGCGTTTGTGGAAGCCGGAGCTATCCAGTGCGGATTCTGCACGCCCGGAGTCGTCCTCTCCGCCAAAGCGTTGCTTATGCGCGAAGAAAATCCGACGCAGGAAGACATTAGAGACGAGCTGTCCGGTCACTTCTGCCGTTGCACGGGATATTTGCAGTTTTACGATGCGGTAAGAATTGCTGCGGAAAAGATAAAAGCAAAAAAGAACAAATAG